The proteins below come from a single Oxyura jamaicensis isolate SHBP4307 breed ruddy duck chromosome 1, BPBGC_Ojam_1.0, whole genome shotgun sequence genomic window:
- the INTS13 gene encoding integrator complex subunit 13 isoform X2, with product MKIFSESHKTVFVVDHCPYMAESCRQHVEFDMLVKNRTQGIIPLAPISKSLWTCSVESSMEYCRIMYDIFPFKKLLMAALAAVGPPNPRADPECCSILHGLVAAVEALCKITEYQHEARTMLMENAERVGNRGRIICITNAKSDSHVRMLEDCVQETIHEHNKLAANSDHLMQIQKCELVLIHTYPVGEDSLVSDRPKKELSPVLTSEVHSVRAGRHLATKLNVLVQQHFDLASTTITNIPMKEEQHANTSANYDVELLHHKEAHVDFLKSGDNHVSGNSREGTFKETVTLKWCTPRTNSVELHYCTGAYRISPVDVNSRPSSCLTNFLLNGRSVLLEQPRKSGSKVISHMLSSHGGEIFLHVLSSSRSILEDPPSISEGCGGRVTDYRITDFGEFMRENRLTPFLEPRYKIDGSLEIPLERAKDQLEKHTRYWPMIISQTTIFNMQAVVPLASVIVKEAMTDEDVLNCQKTIYNLVDMERKNDPLPISTVGTRGKGPKRDEQYRIMWNELETLVRAHINNSDKHQRVLECLVACRSKPPEEEERKKRGRKREEKEDKSEKSGKDYEQDKPWQESERLKGLLDREKEELAEAEVIKDSPDSPEPPNKKPLITMDEMPVVEKAKGPMSLLSLWSNRINTANSRKHQEFIGRLNSVNNKAELYQHLKEENGVETTENGKAGRQ from the exons atgaaaatcttctCTGAGTctcataaaactgtttttgttgtggATCACTGCCCGTATATGGCAGAATCCTGTAGACAGCATGTTGAATTTGATATGTTAGTAAAGAATCGGACCCAAGGAATTATACCTCTAGCACCCATATCAAAATCATTATGGACCTGTTCAGTGGAATCATCCATGGAGTACTGTAGAATAATGTatgatatttttcccttcaaaaagcTG TTAATGGCAGCATTAGCAGCTGTTGGTCCACCTAATCCTCGGGCAGATCCAGAATGTTGCAGCATACTTCATGGTCTGGTTGCAGCAGTTGAAGCGCTTTGCAAAATAACAGAATACCAGCATGAGGCTCGAACCATGCTCATGGAGAACGCAGAACGTGTTGGAAATAGAGGAAGAATAATCTGTATTACCAATGCAAAAAG TGACAGTCATGTTCGAATGCTTGAGGATTGTGTTCAGGAAACCATTCATGAACATAATAAACTTGCAGCTAATTCAGATCA tctaaTGCAGATCCAGAAATGTGAATTGGTCTTAATCCACACATACCCAGTTGGTGAAGACAGCCTTGTTTCAGATCGTCCTAAAAAAGAG CTTTCACCCGTTTTAACCAGTGAAGTGCACAGTGTCCGTGCAGGAAGGCATTTGGCTACAAAACTGAATGTTTTAGTACAACAACACTTTGATCTGGCTTCAACCACAATAACTAACATTCCTATGAAG GAAGAACAACATGCTAACACATCAGCCAACTACGATGTGGAGCTTCTTCATCACAAAGAAGCACAtgttgactttttaaaaagtg GTGATAATCATGTAAGTGGCAACAGTAGAGAAGgcacatttaaagaaacagtAACATTAAAATGGTGTACTCCCCGAACAAATAGTGTAG AATTACACTATTGCACTGGAGCATACAGAATTTCACCAGTAGATGTAAATAGCAGACCTTCGTCATGCCTTACTAACTTTCTACTTAATG GTCGTTCTGTTTTGTTGGAACAACCGCGCAAGTCTGGCTCTAAAGTTATTAGTCACATGCTTAGTAGCCATGGAGGAGAAATTTTTCTGCATGTATTAAGCAGCTCCCGATCAATTCTAGAAGATCCCCCATCAATTAGTGAAGGTTGTGGAGGAAGAGTCACGGACTACCGAATTACA GATTTTGGTGAATTTATGAGGGAAAACCGATTAACTCCTTTTCTAGAGCCCAGATATAAGATCGATGGAAGTCTTGAAATTCCATTGGAACGTGCAAAAGATCAGTTAGAGAAACATACTCGTTACTGGCCTATGATTATTTCTCAGACTACCATCTTCAATATGCAAGCT GTAGTGCCATTAGCCAGTGTGATTGTAAAAGAAGCAATGACAGATGAGGATGTTCTGAATTGtcaaaaaacaatatataattTGGTAGATATGGAGAGGAAAAATGATCCACTGCCAATTTCAACAGTTGGTACCAGAGGAAAGGGTCCAAAAAg AGATGAACAGTACCGGATTATGTGGAATGAATTGGAAACCCTTGTACGAGCACATATCAACAACTCTGATAAACACCAGCGTGTCTTAGAATGTTTGGTGGCTTGTAGAAGCAAACCCCCAGAAGAAGAAGAACGCAAGAAACGaggcagaaagagagaagaaaaagaagacaaatcaGAGAAGTCAGGAAAAGACTATGAACAAGATAAGCCATGGcaagaatcagaaag GTTAAAAGGTCTTTTGGATCGTGAAAAAGAAGAACTAGCAGAAGCTGAAGTTATAAAAGATTCCCCTGATTCTCCTGAGCCACCCAACAAAAAACCTCTAATAACAATGGATGAAATGCCTGTAGTAGAAAAGGCAAAAG
- the INTS13 gene encoding integrator complex subunit 13 isoform X1, with translation MKIFSESHKTVFVVDHCPYMAESCRQHVEFDMLVKNRTQGIIPLAPISKSLWTCSVESSMEYCRIMYDIFPFKKLVNFIVSDSGAHVLNSWTQEDQNLQELMAALAAVGPPNPRADPECCSILHGLVAAVEALCKITEYQHEARTMLMENAERVGNRGRIICITNAKSDSHVRMLEDCVQETIHEHNKLAANSDHLMQIQKCELVLIHTYPVGEDSLVSDRPKKELSPVLTSEVHSVRAGRHLATKLNVLVQQHFDLASTTITNIPMKEEQHANTSANYDVELLHHKEAHVDFLKSGDNHVSGNSREGTFKETVTLKWCTPRTNSVELHYCTGAYRISPVDVNSRPSSCLTNFLLNGRSVLLEQPRKSGSKVISHMLSSHGGEIFLHVLSSSRSILEDPPSISEGCGGRVTDYRITDFGEFMRENRLTPFLEPRYKIDGSLEIPLERAKDQLEKHTRYWPMIISQTTIFNMQAVVPLASVIVKEAMTDEDVLNCQKTIYNLVDMERKNDPLPISTVGTRGKGPKRDEQYRIMWNELETLVRAHINNSDKHQRVLECLVACRSKPPEEEERKKRGRKREEKEDKSEKSGKDYEQDKPWQESERLKGLLDREKEELAEAEVIKDSPDSPEPPNKKPLITMDEMPVVEKAKGPMSLLSLWSNRINTANSRKHQEFIGRLNSVNNKAELYQHLKEENGVETTENGKAGRQ, from the exons atgaaaatcttctCTGAGTctcataaaactgtttttgttgtggATCACTGCCCGTATATGGCAGAATCCTGTAGACAGCATGTTGAATTTGATATGTTAGTAAAGAATCGGACCCAAGGAATTATACCTCTAGCACCCATATCAAAATCATTATGGACCTGTTCAGTGGAATCATCCATGGAGTACTGTAGAATAATGTatgatatttttcccttcaaaaagcTG GTGAATTTCATTGTGAGTGATTCTGGGGCTCATGTCTTGAATTCTTGGACCCAAGAAGATCAGAACTTGCAAGAA TTAATGGCAGCATTAGCAGCTGTTGGTCCACCTAATCCTCGGGCAGATCCAGAATGTTGCAGCATACTTCATGGTCTGGTTGCAGCAGTTGAAGCGCTTTGCAAAATAACAGAATACCAGCATGAGGCTCGAACCATGCTCATGGAGAACGCAGAACGTGTTGGAAATAGAGGAAGAATAATCTGTATTACCAATGCAAAAAG TGACAGTCATGTTCGAATGCTTGAGGATTGTGTTCAGGAAACCATTCATGAACATAATAAACTTGCAGCTAATTCAGATCA tctaaTGCAGATCCAGAAATGTGAATTGGTCTTAATCCACACATACCCAGTTGGTGAAGACAGCCTTGTTTCAGATCGTCCTAAAAAAGAG CTTTCACCCGTTTTAACCAGTGAAGTGCACAGTGTCCGTGCAGGAAGGCATTTGGCTACAAAACTGAATGTTTTAGTACAACAACACTTTGATCTGGCTTCAACCACAATAACTAACATTCCTATGAAG GAAGAACAACATGCTAACACATCAGCCAACTACGATGTGGAGCTTCTTCATCACAAAGAAGCACAtgttgactttttaaaaagtg GTGATAATCATGTAAGTGGCAACAGTAGAGAAGgcacatttaaagaaacagtAACATTAAAATGGTGTACTCCCCGAACAAATAGTGTAG AATTACACTATTGCACTGGAGCATACAGAATTTCACCAGTAGATGTAAATAGCAGACCTTCGTCATGCCTTACTAACTTTCTACTTAATG GTCGTTCTGTTTTGTTGGAACAACCGCGCAAGTCTGGCTCTAAAGTTATTAGTCACATGCTTAGTAGCCATGGAGGAGAAATTTTTCTGCATGTATTAAGCAGCTCCCGATCAATTCTAGAAGATCCCCCATCAATTAGTGAAGGTTGTGGAGGAAGAGTCACGGACTACCGAATTACA GATTTTGGTGAATTTATGAGGGAAAACCGATTAACTCCTTTTCTAGAGCCCAGATATAAGATCGATGGAAGTCTTGAAATTCCATTGGAACGTGCAAAAGATCAGTTAGAGAAACATACTCGTTACTGGCCTATGATTATTTCTCAGACTACCATCTTCAATATGCAAGCT GTAGTGCCATTAGCCAGTGTGATTGTAAAAGAAGCAATGACAGATGAGGATGTTCTGAATTGtcaaaaaacaatatataattTGGTAGATATGGAGAGGAAAAATGATCCACTGCCAATTTCAACAGTTGGTACCAGAGGAAAGGGTCCAAAAAg AGATGAACAGTACCGGATTATGTGGAATGAATTGGAAACCCTTGTACGAGCACATATCAACAACTCTGATAAACACCAGCGTGTCTTAGAATGTTTGGTGGCTTGTAGAAGCAAACCCCCAGAAGAAGAAGAACGCAAGAAACGaggcagaaagagagaagaaaaagaagacaaatcaGAGAAGTCAGGAAAAGACTATGAACAAGATAAGCCATGGcaagaatcagaaag GTTAAAAGGTCTTTTGGATCGTGAAAAAGAAGAACTAGCAGAAGCTGAAGTTATAAAAGATTCCCCTGATTCTCCTGAGCCACCCAACAAAAAACCTCTAATAACAATGGATGAAATGCCTGTAGTAGAAAAGGCAAAAG